The Leptolyngbya sp. 'hensonii' genome includes the window GACAACCTCCTCGACTGATCCAATCCCATGGGCTTTCTCCCATCTGGATGGTGTTGCAAGACTATCCCCTGTATTCTGAGTGCTGTAGGTTTAGATGGAACGAGCAGGTCTTCCAAGCTTGATGTATCGATCGCTTCTCCCCCTTGCAGGGTTTGTTGTTGTTGCTAGTTTGGCCCTGAAGCCTTCACCCGCTTGCAGCCAACCCCTGTCCGATGCTGTCACGGATCAGCCAAAACGATCTGAGCTGACACCTGCCTCCGTCGGTCTTTCCCCGATGCAGCGGGAAGATCTGGACTTGCAGCCGGAGATCATCGAGAGTAGCCCGGTGTTGCGACGCTGGCGGGAGAAAATACCGGATGTGATGGAAGAAATTGCCCATCAACCCAGTTTTCGGACGCGCCTGAGGGTGGGGTATAGTCAATATCCTTCGACCAACCAATTGGGAGGGCTGACCCTGGGGGTTGAAGATGTGTTTCTCGGGCAGACACCCTTGACCTTGAGTGCGGATTATCAGACCAACTTTGATGGGCGCGGACAGCAGCCAGGTTCGAACGATCGATCCGCCTGGGGCGCTAATCTAAAGACCTATCTCCTGCCCCTGGGCAATAGGATTAACCTTGCGCCAGTCCTGGGGTATCGCCATCTGGAAACCAATCTTTACGTTACTGAAGGATTGGATGTAGGGTTCAGGCTGCTCCTGGTCTTATCCCGTGGCGGTGGGGCTGATATTAGCCTGACGCAAACTTGGGTGGCTCCAGGGAGTGACAATGAAGTTGGGGTATTGACCTTCTCGGTGGGGTATGCCCTGACCCATAACCTGCGGATTTCAACCGACATCCAGCAACAGAATTCTCGTCAACGGCAAGATAGTCGGGTCGGAATTCTTCTGGAGTGGATGCTGTGAGTGGCTATCTCACCAGGCAAGCGGCTTCATGTTCTACCCGAAATACAGTGGCATACAGATTGGCGGTGATTTGCTTACCTTCTTGAGTCAGGTCTAGGTAGTGGAGGGCTGGCTGGATATAAGGATAAACCACATTCCAGTAAAAGCTGGGGTACCCCCGACGCAGATCGCCGGGGGTGCGATATCCCAGATCTTGATTGACTCCGGTTTCTTCAAATTCATAGAACAGGGCGCTCACTTTCTGTAAGTACCGGGGATCACTCAGTTGACCAATTAAATCGGCAGCCCGCACCAGCCCAGGATAACCAGTTGTATCTCGGTGATCGGCATCGGAAGGGACGGGAAAGCGGGTGAGCTCAATGTTGCGCTGGATGCATTTTGCATCAATCAAGCGATGCCCTGCGAAACGCTCCTCGATGAACAATTTGCCCCGATCGACATGATAGGGAGTCAAACTGGCGTCCGTGGCCCCAGAGGGTAGAGCGATGTGGGTGTTATCGATACCGGTTGCATAGAGTCCCTGAGCGATCGAGTCATGGCGACAGACCCCTTTTACATACCCAATGTCGTGGCAAAGCAGGGAAAGAATGGTGTGCAACCAGTCTCCACAACAAACCCCACCTTCATAAATGTGCTTGCCCCGTAAAATCTCCTGCCCGACCAAGGTCACCAAGAGGGTATGTTCTACGTTGTGGTAAAGAGCATCACTATTGGCAATATTTTCCAGGGCCATATTACCGGCCCAACCAATAATTTCTGCATGATCAGGCTGGAGGCTACCGTAGGTTCTTTGGTAGCCCGTCTGTAGACAGGTGACAAAAGTATCAATCACGACATTTGTGGGGTTCAACATGGGGCTTGCTCCAGTGACGTTGACTTGCCTGTAGATTGCTGGAGCCTCAATTTCTATGAGTGTCATCTCTGTTATAGAAGATGCCAGCAATATGAATGGGAGGCTTGAAATTTAAGGATGGAGAAATTTCCTGACAAGAAAAATCAGGTTTTTCTCAAAGGCTTGCAATTATAAGAAGTCATGCTCAGAACATTTATATCTTCATTCTTAATGATATTTGAGTCAAAATTAACCAGGAAATCTCATAAGTTTTTGATTTTGATTGTTTAAATATTTGAGCCAGTAGATCATTAATTGAAATTCATGAAAACCCAGTTAATCCCAGATAAATCAAGGCTTGATCTGGATCACAGCCTTCAGTTCTTTAAATCACAAATGCTTTATCCTCCTATGTTATGACTGATATATAAGTTGTGATTTCCCAGGAAAAGTCATTTTGAAATCACTCATAAACAGAGTAGAGTTAATCTGTGGCAGCACAAGATTATGAACAGTGAACAGGCATTGGAATTTGCAGATCAACTCCTCTATGAAAAAGCAGGAAAATATTTGAGTGACTTAGAAAGAGAGGTTTTCCTCGGTTCCTGGCAAGGAAAAACCTATGAGGAAATCTATCCGATTAATCCTCAATATATTGAAAAAGATCTGGGCTATAAATTATGGAAAAAGCTATCGGGAGTCTGTGGCGAAAAAGTCACTAAAAAGACGCTTCAGGGTGTGATAGAACGATCTGCAAAACGGTTGATGGGGGATGCCCAAATATCTGGTGGGAGATCGTTGTCCATCTCAGCACCGGTAGTAAAGGCGACGGTTCGATTTCTGGTACTGAGTCCAACTCAAGAGGTGAACTCAGGTTTGGCTCAACTGCTTTGTCAGGCCGTCAATGCGATGGGGGCGGATGCGATCGTGCTCCCTGAGTTGTGGTCCTCCGATAGAAATAGGGTCGCTGTCAACACTCGCATGGAAGCTTCTGACTATTTACTGGTGTTGCTGCCCCCGACAGCCGTGGCGTCTGAGGGTGACGCTGACGAATTTGCAGATCAACCGTTCTATGATGGATCTGCGGTTTAGAATTTCCTGCAGAGACAGTTATGGAAATGGCTCAAATCAGGCTAGAGGCTGTAGATCTGGCCTTTTCAGCCCTCTCCAAGGCTCCAAATCCGAAAAAAGAATCGGGGAGTGATCAGGGTTCCGCCCTGTTGCTTCAGGGGATTTCGTGCCAGATCTTTCGAGGCGATCGGATTGCCATTGTGGGGCCATCTGGGAGTGGCAAAACGGTCCTGTTGAAATTGCTGAATCGTCTGATTGATCCGACCAGAGGCCAGATTTACCTGGAGGGGCAGAAATTTCAAAGGATTCCGGTGATTCAGTTGCGCCAGCAGATCCTGTTGGTGCCTCAGGAAAGTCGGCTGCTGGACATGACTGTGCGAGAAGCGCTGCTGTATCCGCTCAAATTGCGTCACCTCACAACCCCTGAGATGGGCGATCGTCTGGGGCAATGGACAGAGCAGCTCCAAATCCCAACGGATTGGCTGGATAAAACCGAATTGCAACTTTCGGTGGGGCAGCGACAATGGGTTGCGATCGCCCGGGCTCTGGTGGCCCAACCCCCTGTGTTGCTCCTGGATGAACCTACGTCAGCGTTGGATGCCGGAAAGACTGTGCGCCTGTTAGAGGTCTTGAGTCGTCTGACTGCGAATGCGCCAAGTACCATTCTCATGGTTAATCACCAACTTGAGGTCGCAGAACAATTTGCCGATCGGGTGTTTCACTTGAACCATGGTTTTCTGGCCCAGGATGCGCTGGTTAGAGACATCAGTTGGTCAAAATTGCGGGACGCGATCGTCCAGGCGGAGACATCCGCTGCCCAGGATTGGGAATAACCCTGACCCGAATTTTCAAACACCCGCTTACAGCCTGTGGGTTGTTTCGGCAGTAATGCGGCTTGACCCACGACCATTCAGTTTCTTGGCGCTGGAATGATCCAGGGGCTTACTGGCTTGAGCATCCAGCATTTCCAGATTGAGGCGATAGCCGACATTGCGAATCGTTTGAATTAAATTGGGCTGGCGCGGATCAGTCTCTACTTTCTTCCGCAGCGACAAAACGTGGGTATCCACCGTGCGAGGATTGTCAATCATATCAGGCCAGGCCCTGCGCAAGAGTTCGGAGCGACTGAGAGCCGATCCCCCTGCCTGAGCCAGAACATAGAGCAGACTAAACTCCTGGGGGGTTAGATCAATCAGGTCGCCCTTAAAGCGAACCCGTCGCTGCACCAGATCAATTTTTAATTCGCCCAAATCGAGCATCGCAGGAGCGAGCACCGAACGGTTCCGTCGGGTCAGGGCTTCAACCCGAGCCAGAAATTCCTGCATACCAAAAGGCTTGGTCAGGTAATCATCTGCCCCTGCTTTCAGCCCCTGCACAATATCTGCTTCACTATTCCGAGCTGACAGCATCAGAATCAAAGACTGTTGCTGCTGCTGAATCCACCGGCAGAACTCCAGACCATCACCGCCAGGTAGTTCAGAATCCAAAATCACAACTACCGGTTGTCGAGTCAGGAATGTTTCCCTGGCTTGATGAATATCAGCAGACTGATGAACCCAATAGCCTGCCTGTTGCAAGTGCCAACCCAGTAGCGATCGCAGGTGAGGATTGCCTTCAATAATTTGAATACAGACTGACCCCACTGCGGCATGCTCTCCTTTAATCAGTGAATCCAAACTTAACAGAGCATGTAATGTCGATTTGTAACGCTTGCTACCCTGGACTGACAGGTTCTGCGGAAATTTCCCGAACTAGAACAAAAACTATTTTACACTTCTTATAAAATCTTGACTAAGATGTGGTTCTGTAAAAAACAATGGGTTAATTAAAGATAAAATAAGAGTGAGTTCTCTACTCATTTTCCTTTAAGAGCTTCCCTTAACCCTTTATGCTGCAGGATACTCAAGCTATCCGCTACTACCAAAGGCTAACCGACGCCCTTACTGATCTCTGGAATCGGGGCTATCGCTATGATGACTTGCGTCTGTTCAAAGATGGCTATCTTTCAGCCATGAGACACACGGGCGTGATTGAACCCTACCAAATTAACCGTCTGGAAGAGGAAGTCCTGCGATATATCCATGATCCGTCCAACTTCGAAATGACTCAATCTGAGCCGGATTACCATTAAGGGACTTCAGTATAAACTCGCTCCAACTGCTAAAATAGAGGTTTAAAAACTGTCTGGTGGCGAAAACTGTAACTTCGTAACCTCAACCTATCCCTCCGCTTGCAACCGTCTCTACTGTTACAAGCACTAAATTTTGCAACATGGGGGTTTTGAGGCTTGCGCTTCCAAGAGTGGTTTTCACCCCCTCCAAAACTTTTAATTTGGTCTACTAAGTAGTCAGTCAATCATTGATTGACGGGCAATCAAAATCCAGGTTGTTGATTGGGGTTAAATTTTGACGGGTCGAAGACCCGTCAAAATTTTCCTGGCGGAACACTAGCCTAAGAATTGGGGATGACGAAGTACAATGCCATACCTCATCGTTCCGCCAAAATCCGTTGAAGAGCCTGGGTTCAGGAAGCGAGAGCGACCTCTAACACTTCCTGTAACTCTCCTTTCTGGTAAAGCTCAATCAGGATGTCGGAACCCCCGACGAACTCTCCATTGATATAAACCTGGGGAATGGTAGGCCAATTCGAGTATTCCTTGATGCCCTGGCGCAATTCATAATCTTCCAGGATGTCGATCGTTTCGTAGGGCACTCCCATGGTGTTGAGAATTTGAACCACATTATTGGAGAACCCACATTGGGGCATTAACTTGGAACCCTTCATGAAGACCAGAATTTTATTCTGCTGGACCAGGGTATCAATCCGTTCTTTCAGCTCTGGAGTCATAACCTTTTCCTGAATCACGCTACTTGATGAGTACCACAATCTCTAATGGCCTGCCACTACCAGGATAAGGGGAGCAGGCGATGCAATCTGTATCGCCCTGACCAGGTCATCCTGCCTCAGCCCCCCTGTACAGCCGCTTCCCAGCGTTGAGGGGTATAGGTTTTGAGGGATAGGGCATGAATGGCTTCAGAAGAAACTGCCTGTTGCAGGGCAGCATAGACGAGCTGGTGTTGCTGCACCAGACCTTTACCTTCGAAGAGAGGGGAGACAATGGTGACCTGGAAGTGATCCCCACCCCCAGTTAGATCTTGAATCGTGACCTGGGCATCAGGAATGCTGGCCTTAATCATGGCTTCTACTTGATCTGGACTAACCATCGATCGTCCTCTCGATTAGTTAAGACTATTACTGGACTGGGTCAACTACTTCAAGGTTGTCGGAGAGGGAGCGGGCTGACTACCCTGATTAGAGGGGAAAGGAGCCTCAACAAATCCCAGTTCCAGCAACTGTTGATAGGATTTTTTGCCCAACTCACGGGTTGGTTGCTGACTTCGAATAATTTGAATCAACAAGGGGACGGCGAGTTCGGGTTGGTTTTGGGCGCGATGAACCAGGGCCAATTGATAAGTAGCCTGATCTCTCATCTGGGCGGTTTCCAGGGCTTTACGTCGTTGAACATCCGCGATCCGATTGTCGATGCCTGAGAAGCTGGCAGCCAGATCCTGATAAAAATTGGAAAGCTGATTAAAGACCTGACGCGCTTCTTGCAGTTTTTTCACAGCAAGGTCGTAGTTTTGAGCCGAGACGGCCTTGTCGGCCTCGGTGAGTAACCGCTGACCCCCCTGGATGCTCAGAAGACCTGAATCCTGAGTTAGAACGACATCATCTGGCTTGACTGGTGATGGGTTGCCTGGAGCAGATGGCTTGGCTGAGGAACCTGGTGTCTGAGCAAGACCAGGACTCGATGAGCCCAGAGCCAGTGCAAAAACCAGGGGTAAACCTCCTGCCAAAGTCAGAAGGCGGCTAACCGGGGGCAACATCATGATAATTAACTCTTCCTTGCTCGAAACAATCGGCTCTCTATCTTAAGATATATTACCTCATCCCATGGTGGTTTTCATGGGAAGCCGCTAACGCCTTGAGTGCCGCTTCCAGGTCATCCGTCAGCTTTTGAGCACTCTGCTTCACCGAGCCTTGACAGTAATCGGGCACGGATAAGGGATGACCGATTGCAATTTGAATTCGAGTGCGCCATTTGGGGATTAGATCGCTGTAATGGACACTAATGGGGACAATTTTAATCCCCAGTCCCGGTTTTCCCTGTTCTGCTTGCAGGGCCAGACGAGCCATGCCGGGTTTGAGGGGATGAATGTGACGATCGTGAAAAATCCCCCCTTCCGGGAAAATCACCAGCATTTCCCCAGCCTGTAAAACTTCAACCCCATGGCGCAGGCTGGCAACTCTGGGATGTTCCGTATCGACAGGAAAACCTCCCAGACGGCGAATAAACCAGCCCTGAATGCCTTTCACCTCATTGGCGGAAACCATAAACCGGGGATGACGGCCTGTGACCCGTAGGCCAGTCGTGTAGGGGACTGTGATGGCATCCCAACGGGAGCGATGAGTCGGAGCCAAGATCACCGGTCCTTGCGGGGGCAGATGTTCCTGACCCGTGACCTTGAGGCCCCCAAAGTAGATGGGTAAGACGATCCATTGACCCAGGGTGTAGACCAGTGGGGTCAGCCAGGCAGAATGACCGGAGGTCATAGGCAGCCCCTTGGCTGGCTCTATCAGGGGGGATAAGGCCAAGCGGGACGGAAATTTTGGGGTAGATGGAACCGTGTGCAGGGCATCCAGACCAGACGATCGAGAAGCCAGTGGTAGAGGATTGCGATCAGGAGAATAGAACGTTGTCATGGAACACTACAACACGAAAAAACTGCAATAAACCCTTCTTCAACGTCTAACGTAAATTTTTTTCTCACACTTGTCTTCTATCTCAGGGACACTTCTAACAGTGGCATGGCTACAAACCTCTTGCTACACGACGCTCTTGCCGCCGAACTGCGAACCAGTCCTGTAATTGATGGCGACAAATCGGTTCCAGAATACCGTTTAAGACCCGGAGACGATGGTAAGAACAGCTACTTTCCGGTAGGTTTAAGACAGTTTGAACAGCACCAGTCTTGGGATCGGCTGCACCATAGACTAGAAGCCCCAGTCGGGCCAGCAAGATTGCCCCTGTACACATGGGACAGGGCTCCAGGGTGACATAAAGCGTACATTCATTCAAATGCCAGTTTTGCAGAGCCTGACCAGCTGCCCGCAGGGCCAGAATCTCTGCGTGGGCGGTTGGGTCCCGATCCCGTTCGCGCCGATTGCCTGCTTCGGCTAAAAGATGGCCGTCTGGCCCGACGATGACGGCCCCTACAGGAACTTCTCCAACTGCCCCAGCTGCCTCAGCAACTGCCAAGGCGCGCCTCATCCAGTGGTTGTGAATGGGAGAGGGCGACTTATCCGGCTCAGGGGGGGGACTCTCCAACACCACTAGTTTCTCCTGATTGGGTTACCCAGCGGATGGCATCGGTTGTGCCAGCAGGGGATCGAGTTTCCCCTGTCGGTCCAGTTCATACAGCTCTGTGCAGCCACCGATTAGCTGGTTGTTAATAAAAATTTGGGGAACGGTACGGTTGCCGTTGGCCCGCTGAGCCATGGCAACTCGGGCTGCTCCGTTGCCATCGATTTTGTATTCTGTAAAATTTACCCCTTTCCACCAGAGCAACAACTTAGCCCGCATGCAAAAGGGACAGGTCTGCCAGGTGTAAATTTCCACACTGGCTTGAATGGCTTCTGGATGACGATGGAGGAAGGAATTGAGGATCTTCAGCATCCTGATCACCTGCTATGGCGTTTCCATAGATTTTGATTGGGTCTGCTTGGGAATGGGTGCTTATCCCAAGTATGGGCTTGTTAATGATGCAATCCCTATTTTACCGATTTCCTGGATATTCACCCAGGTATGGGCCAGGAAGGCTAATACCAGCGTTCCGGTGAGGCCGATCGCCAGGGATAGGCTCAAGAGTTTCAAACGCCCCAGCATGCCCCTCAGAGAAACGGAATTCAGGGAGCTATCCCTTGTTTCCAGGGGCTGATAGGGCATGATCCATAGCAGCAAACTGCCCAGGGCCATGAACCAGCCCAGAATCGCTGCGATCCCCCCGATCCCCATGATGATGCACCCTACCCAGACGTTCATAATCCCCATCCTTACCTGCTCTCTGGACCCATCGCAAAACTTAACACAGTCAAAGCGAAGATTGATGGCTCATCAGATCCCCGCCCTTTGGTAGACTTGGACATTGGGGTTAGTAATTACAACCACATTAAGAATTATTCAGTTGGGAGGGCAGACTCGGTGGAGAATACGCTCGGTTTAGAGATTATTGAAGTAGTAGAGCAAGCCGCGATCGCTTCGGCCCGGTGGATGGGTAAAGGTGAAAAGAATATTGCCGATCAGGTCGCTGTAGAAGCGATGCGTGAGCGGATGAATAAGATTTACATGCGCGGTCGGATTGTGATTGGGGAAGGGGAGCGGGATGATGCCCCCATGCTCTACATCGGCGAGGAAGTTGGGATTTGTACCCAGCCAGATGCCAAGACCTACTGCAACCCCGATGAGCTGATTGAAATTGATATTGCCGTTGACCCCTGTGAAGGGACCAATCTGGTTGCCTATGGGCAAAATGGCTCTATGGCAGTGCTGGCCATTTCTGAGAAGGGTGGTCTGTTCGCAGCCCCCGACTTTTACATGAAAAAATTGGCTGCTCCACCGGCTGCCAAGGGCAAAGTCGATATCAACAAGTCTGCGACTGAGAACCTGAAGATCATGTCCGAATGTATGGATCGGGCGATCGAAGAACTGGTCGTTGTTGTGATGGACCGGCCCCGTCACAAGGATCTGATTCAGGAAATTCGCGATGCGGGTGCCCGTGTTCGTCTGATCAGTGATGGAGACGTTTCGGCTGCGATCTGCTGTGCTTTTGCTGGAACCAATATCCATGCGCTGATGGGAATCGGTGCAGCTCCAGAAGGCGTGATCTCGGCAGCGGCAATGCGTTGTCTGGGGGGGCATTTCCAGGGGCAGCTCATCTACGATCCGGAGATCGTCAAGACGGGTCTGATTGGGGAAAGCAAAGAGAGCAATATTGCTCGTCTCAAGGAGATGGGGATCGACGATCCCGATCGGGTATACAACGACAATGAGTTGGCTTCTGGGCAAACAGTGCTGTTTGCAGCCTGTGGGATCACCCCCGGAACCCTGATGGAAGGGGTGCGGTTCTTCCATGGTGGTGCGCGGACCCAAAGTCTGGTTATCTCCAGTCAATCCAAAACGGCTCGGTTTGTGGACACCATCCACATGGTGGAAACCCAACCCAAATCTATTCAGTTGAGATAGGGGTTATAGCTGACGGTTTACCACTGGTTATGGGTTATGGGCGGACCTTATTATAGGTCTGGCCTTAGCATGACCCATGACCAGTGCCTGATGGTCAATAGGTTGTAACGGATGATCTCGACCTCAATTTAATTAGCACTGATTTTAAGAAAAGCCTGTCGTTAACCCAGCCAGAAAACATGTATATCGCAGTTGTCGGCCTCAGTCATAAAACCGCTCCAGTGGAAGTCCGGGAGAAGCTCAGTATTCCGGAGCACCAGGGAGAACCTGCAATGACCCGCTTGAAAGCCTGTGCCCATGTGGAAGAGGTGGCAATTCTCAGTACCTGTAACCGGATGGAATTATATGTCGTCACGAATGACACGGAGTTGGGCGTTCGGGAAGTGACCCAATTCCTGGCCGACTATAGCAAACTCCCTCTAGCGTATCTGCGGCCCTATTTGTTTGTGCTTTTGCACCAGGATGCCGTGATGCACCTGATGCGAGTCTCTGCAGGTCTGGACAGTCTGGTTTTGGGTGAGGGCCAGATTCTGGCTCAGGTCAAGCAGGCTCACAAATTAGGGCAGCAGTATGGTGGCGTGGGGCGACTACTGAATCAACTGCTAAAGCAGGCGATCTCAGCAGGTAAGCGGGTTCGGACAGAAACCAGCATTGGAACGGGGGCTGTTTCTATTAGTTCTGCAGCGGTTGAACTGGCTCAGATGAAGATTCCCCATCTTCCCACCAGTCGCGTCACGATCGTGGGGGCGGGTAAAATGTCTCGTCTGCTGGTGCAACATTTGCTGGCTAAGGGGGCTGGGCATATCTCAGTGTGTAATCGCTCGATGGAGCGGGCTGAGGAACTGGCTTCCCAATTCAAAGAAGCCCGACTGCAGCTTTTTCCGCTGGATGAAATGATGCCCTTGATTGCCAGTTCAGATTTAGTCTTTACCAGCACGGCTGCAACGGAACCTATTTTGAACCGAGGCAAGCTAGAGGCGGAATGTTCTCCTCACCGGTCTTTGATGCTGATTGACATTGCCGTGCCCCGCAATATTCATGCAGATGTGAATGAACTGGCCCATGTCCAGGCTTTTAATGTGGATGATTTGAAAGCAGTGGTGGCCCAGAACCAGGAAAGTCGGCGGGCGATGGCGATGGAGGCCGAGGCTTTGCTGGAGGAAGAATTAGAAGCTTTTGACATTTGGTGGCGATCGCTGGAAACAGTTTCTACCATTAGTAGCCTGCGGGAAAAGGTGGAAACTATCCGGGCTCAAGAACTGGAAAAAGCGCTCTCCCGTCTGGGCTCAGAATTTGGAGAAAAGCACCAGGAAATTATTGAGGCCCTCACGAAAGGGATTGTGAACAAGATCCTGCATGACCCGATGGTGCAACTGCGGGCCCAACAGGATATTGAAACCCGACGCATGGCCATGCAATCCCTGCGGATGCTGTTTAATCTGGAAGTCGAATCCCCGATCGGGTAAGTCATTTTGATCAACTGACCAAGGTCAGCAGGCAGAGCAGGAGTGCTTCTGTCCACTCCACTACGGCTCCATAGGTGTCTCCGGTGTGGCCACCCAGTTTGTGGTTAAACCAGGCTCCGCTCAGGAGGGCGATCGTGCTACCCCCGATGGCCAGAGTGATTAGAAAAGGCCAGAGCGGTTGAGGGCTGATTAAGGGCACCAGGGTGAGAATCAGTAATAAGACCAGGCTGGGTCCTGTATGCCAGAGGGATGGCAGGGCTACTTTGTGAAAGGCCCCCTTGCCAGTGGGCTTGAGGTAGGGGTAAGCCGCGATCGCCACCTGCTGCCCCCAGCGACTCCATCCTGCGGCTCCCAGGAGGGCCAGCCAGCGGTAGGGGGTTCCCAGATCAGACAGAGCCGCCACCTTGAGCAGCAGAATTGCAGCGGCACTCATGACCCCGAAAGCCCCGGCAGCGCTGTCAGCCATGACCTCTAAACGACGCTCTGGATTTTGGACTGCCAGCCCATCGGCTGTATCCATCGCTCCATCCAGGTGCAGTCCGCCAGTCAGGGCAATCCAGAGCACGACCACTAGAGCCGAACGAGTCATGATGGGAACTGCCAGACTCTGCAGGCCCCAATCCATGAGGCTCAGGATGAACCCAAGGATCAGCCCCACGATGGGGGCTAACCGGGCAACGTTCTGAAAATCCAGATTGAAAGCAGACGGAATAGGCAAACTGGTGTAAAAGGCGATCGCTGCTCCAGTTTGTTGAATTGCTTTAACGAAATAATTAAGGGCCAAAGTTAAGTAATTTCCACCTTCAATTTTTTCAGTCACTCTGGAAAAGCTTTGACCTGCCGGGTTCAAAGATGGGGGCTGAGGAGGTAGTCCATTCCCTGGGTGGGAAGATTACTGCTTTCCCTCTGCAGACAAGATCCAGGGGGAGGGGATCTACTGGAGGAAGAACAAGTTCCGTAAATTTCTGGAGTGAGTCGGCCAGAACTCCTGGGTTAGAATGATCCTGTTACGGATTAGTATTAAGATATAAGGTTTTTCCTTCTGTTTTAGACAACAGTCTAATCGCACTAATCGCAAAGGTTCCCAGGTTGTTGATAGCAGATTAACATCGACGTTTCGGAGATTTGCCGATCGTAATCTGCGGTGATAATTGCTGAGTCCAGGGCTTTATCTCTATGAATCAAGATCAATTACCCGGTGACAGGCGAGCACCCGCCCCCTGTATTGTTGATACGGGCATTGTCGTCAATAAGCGAGATATGCAGAGTATCCTGGGCGACCTAGGGTGTGTTCGTTATATTTACAGGCAGAACAACGAGCTTCTGAGTCAAGGAGAGGGGTTGGTCCTAGATGTCTTTGCTGATCCCAGCCGGTCTACCGTGGTTGCCAACCATTCGCTTTACCTGAATGTCCTGAGTTTTGATTATCTGGAATTAAAAGTTTCCCCTGAAGCACAAACCTGCCTTGATCTTGTGCAGGA containing:
- a CDS encoding BolA family transcriptional regulator; this translates as MVSPDQVEAMIKASIPDAQVTIQDLTGGGDHFQVTIVSPLFEGKGLVQQHQLVYAALQQAVSSEAIHALSLKTYTPQRWEAAVQGG
- a CDS encoding ATP-binding cassette domain-containing protein: MEMAQIRLEAVDLAFSALSKAPNPKKESGSDQGSALLLQGISCQIFRGDRIAIVGPSGSGKTVLLKLLNRLIDPTRGQIYLEGQKFQRIPVIQLRQQILLVPQESRLLDMTVREALLYPLKLRHLTTPEMGDRLGQWTEQLQIPTDWLDKTELQLSVGQRQWVAIARALVAQPPVLLLDEPTSALDAGKTVRLLEVLSRLTANAPSTILMVNHQLEVAEQFADRVFHLNHGFLAQDALVRDISWSKLRDAIVQAETSAAQDWE
- a CDS encoding lysophospholipid acyltransferase family protein; the protein is MTTFYSPDRNPLPLASRSSGLDALHTVPSTPKFPSRLALSPLIEPAKGLPMTSGHSAWLTPLVYTLGQWIVLPIYFGGLKVTGQEHLPPQGPVILAPTHRSRWDAITVPYTTGLRVTGRHPRFMVSANEVKGIQGWFIRRLGGFPVDTEHPRVASLRHGVEVLQAGEMLVIFPEGGIFHDRHIHPLKPGMARLALQAEQGKPGLGIKIVPISVHYSDLIPKWRTRIQIAIGHPLSVPDYCQGSVKQSAQKLTDDLEAALKALAASHENHHGMR
- the grxD gene encoding Grx4 family monothiol glutaredoxin, whose translation is MTPELKERIDTLVQQNKILVFMKGSKLMPQCGFSNNVVQILNTMGVPYETIDILEDYELRQGIKEYSNWPTIPQVYINGEFVGGSDILIELYQKGELQEVLEVALAS
- the glpX gene encoding class II fructose-bisphosphatase; amino-acid sequence: MENTLGLEIIEVVEQAAIASARWMGKGEKNIADQVAVEAMRERMNKIYMRGRIVIGEGERDDAPMLYIGEEVGICTQPDAKTYCNPDELIEIDIAVDPCEGTNLVAYGQNGSMAVLAISEKGGLFAAPDFYMKKLAAPPAAKGKVDINKSATENLKIMSECMDRAIEELVVVVMDRPRHKDLIQEIRDAGARVRLISDGDVSAAICCAFAGTNIHALMGIGAAPEGVISAAAMRCLGGHFQGQLIYDPEIVKTGLIGESKESNIARLKEMGIDDPDRVYNDNELASGQTVLFAACGITPGTLMEGVRFFHGGARTQSLVISSQSKTARFVDTIHMVETQPKSIQLR
- a CDS encoding Npun_R2479 family HD domain-containing metalloprotein produces the protein MLNPTNVVIDTFVTCLQTGYQRTYGSLQPDHAEIIGWAGNMALENIANSDALYHNVEHTLLVTLVGQEILRGKHIYEGGVCCGDWLHTILSLLCHDIGYVKGVCRHDSIAQGLYATGIDNTHIALPSGATDASLTPYHVDRGKLFIEERFAGHRLIDAKCIQRNIELTRFPVPSDADHRDTTGYPGLVRAADLIGQLSDPRYLQKVSALFYEFEETGVNQDLGYRTPGDLRRGYPSFYWNVVYPYIQPALHYLDLTQEGKQITANLYATVFRVEHEAACLVR
- a CDS encoding DUF6761 family protein, with amino-acid sequence MLQDTQAIRYYQRLTDALTDLWNRGYRYDDLRLFKDGYLSAMRHTGVIEPYQINRLEEEVLRYIHDPSNFEMTQSEPDYH
- a CDS encoding response regulator transcription factor codes for the protein MDSLIKGEHAAVGSVCIQIIEGNPHLRSLLGWHLQQAGYWVHQSADIHQARETFLTRQPVVVILDSELPGGDGLEFCRWIQQQQQSLILMLSARNSEADIVQGLKAGADDYLTKPFGMQEFLARVEALTRRNRSVLAPAMLDLGELKIDLVQRRVRFKGDLIDLTPQEFSLLYVLAQAGGSALSRSELLRRAWPDMIDNPRTVDTHVLSLRKKVETDPRQPNLIQTIRNVGYRLNLEMLDAQASKPLDHSSAKKLNGRGSSRITAETTHRL
- the grxC gene encoding glutaredoxin 3 gives rise to the protein MLKILNSFLHRHPEAIQASVEIYTWQTCPFCMRAKLLLWWKGVNFTEYKIDGNGAARVAMAQRANGNRTVPQIFINNQLIGGCTELYELDRQGKLDPLLAQPMPSAG
- the tadA gene encoding tRNA adenosine(34) deaminase TadA, with protein sequence MRRALAVAEAAGAVGEVPVGAVIVGPDGHLLAEAGNRRERDRDPTAHAEILALRAAGQALQNWHLNECTLYVTLEPCPMCTGAILLARLGLLVYGAADPKTGAVQTVLNLPESSCSYHRLRVLNGILEPICRHQLQDWFAVRRQERRVARGL